TCGTATTCAGACCTAATTAAGACATCAAAATGGGGCTTTCTACgaaaaagacaaacaaataCCGCGGGCATCGACATGTTGAGAAATCCGTCAAAACAGCACGTTTTTTGTGTCCACGATTGCGCGCATAGACAATGCCCCCTGAGTTAACAGTAGTTTTCGGTTAAttaatttcgaaataaaagCTGAAAgggaaaaatcaaattttaaacacTACAAATCATGGTTTAATGTGCCCACAAAAGACCGACAGAGACAACCGAAGTGGCAGCCACAGAAAAGCGCTTGTAATTAAGTTGTCAGGTTCCCAACATGAGTTTGAATAACTAAACTTGGTCTTAACTCCCCAGGAAAACAGTTAATATTAATGAGAATCTTTGCCTGTCGATCACATTAGGCCGCGATTTTCTCATGGCGTCTGTATTTCTAACCAGTTCTTCGTTTCCATTACGGGGCGTAACCCCAATCATTGCTACTTCCTATTCCTTCAGAAACTGTTTGATTGGTATTCATTTCATATCGAGGCTTTTAGCCAATTTGCCTTAATCTCGTTGCGGCTCTCAGACGAGACTCATCGATTGGCACTCCAATCTGCCAATTaagcagcatcaacagcagctcGACAAACAAAGCTCCATGGGGCACTTAAAAGTCAACTAGCCGATCAGCTGGCATCATAATTAGCCAAATCTCGCGCTCCTAATGGATAGCGCCAAGTCGACAACAGGCCTCGCATTCGCACACACGACTTTTATGACCCACCGCCGGATTGGATTGGGGAGTCTGAGTTCCCTGCCCATGCTCttgccatttgtttttattgcttatCAGCAATTGAAGCCTTCTCCGGCTCCGCCGTCGTCTCGCGTCCTCCATCAAAGCGTAACATTGTCGTCCAAGTCGCTGCTGTCATCAGCAACATGGTTGTTCCACGCCGCTTGTATATTCGCACACCCAGCTGTGGAGCGAGCGATGCGTCAGTTCGTTAGCTGAAAGactaaaaaaacaacaagtcGAAGTTAGGGACACAGTTTCACactcaaaaatatttgaagaaGTTAATCATTACATCACCACAAACACAATAGCACCACAATCTGTTGACCTCATTTGCCTTGATTTTACTTGATTTTGTTtgtacttatgtatatattttcttataaaatcagtaaaatatttggtttctttcagtgcacccGTACAGCGCCAGAGCCACCACGCTACGTCATGTTTGTATGATTATGCCCGGAAGCACTAATTACCTTATTTACACTTTTATAACTCGGCAGCGGTGCGCATGCGCGAACTGCGGATCGCGCGGATCGAGGATGATGGAAGATCGCTGGCAGAGATCACTCCAAACAGTTGTTTATGGCTTGAGGAAGCTGGTGGCCACTCACTCACTCCTCCTAGCAGGCATCTAGCGGATGTGGCCCGTTGTCttcggcaaaaaaaaaagagtgaaAACTGGCTGGGTAATAACTTGGCAATTAAAGTACTGCGGAGAGCGAGTccgaaaaaagcgaaaatccCAGGCGAGTCCTGCAGTTTTTCGCGCAAACAATCAATTGGCCAGCCACAAAAAGTCGGCCAAGTGGGACGGTGGCAGCCTGGAGGCACGAGCCACTCACTACTCGATACGGCGATACCTCGACGATCCACTGATAAAGCCGTCTTTTTTGGGTGCAGCAACTTGGCTGCAAGTCTCTGCTACCGATTCCCCGTGATTAAGCCATGAATCAACTGGCTGAGCGGCGAGTAACGGTTCGGTTTCGGCCAGCTAGCTAACTATGACTCTTTTATGCtattatttttcgattttttcggTGGGCGTGAGCCTTGCAGCTAAAGGTGGCCATTGGGCCGAGTGATTGTCATGCTAtggcaaaatcaattttccaTCAGGTTTTCCGCccagtgagtgtgtgtttcaatgaaattttcatttgcctCCGTCAGTTGCAATGCCCGGGTATAAAGTGTTCATAAATTTGCAGCGAAAGCTGACAATGAAAATTAACATGTCCAATAAGTATGGTTGGCTAAAGTTGGCACGTCAGTAAAAGCTAAGAAATAACcaataaatccaaaaatattgaaaaaacatTGGACAAGAAATGTATATGAAAACgatataaaaatgtttgtacagctaaaaaaaaaatccattaaaaatGTTCAAGATAACAGTATTGTTAATGGTTTTATAATTGTTTCGAAAAAATGTGCCCTTCTAAAGAAGAACCCCTTATCAATCAGTTTTTCATTGACCACTGTGGCATCCCAGCTGGCCCGAAAGTCAGGTGCGCATTGGCAGTTGCATTCCTGAGCGTTCCCAACTTGTTTTTCTGCGGTCTTGGCTTTTTGgagattttcaattattaGCAACGCCTAACGAATGCCAATTTTCGAATTCGCTTTCCGTTTCGGTTTTTCTGTTTgcataaaatcatttttaccACAGGGCACGGAAGTGCATGCGGTTACCTTTCGTGTGCAATTTGGGCCACAACCGAGCGATCGAAAATCCGTTCTAAATTTTTAAGAATACCCACttttattgtttgctcttTCGACAGGGTCAACAAGTTAATCACATTGTGTGGCATGGGCATAATAgaattcttatttttttttttgtccagcCGGCTGCTGTTCGCTTTTGGCCTGGCTTGTTGCTTTTTGCTGGGCACCGCGCACGCGTTTGGTTTGGGCCTTAATAAGACAACGGAGttcgactgctgctgctgctgccactggcACGGAAATTGAAGCTTAGAACGATCTGGGGACCATGTTGGCCAGCTGCCTGGCCTTTTTCGGCCAAGAAGTAAGTACGCTTTAGCCTTTGGCGTTCAAATTGGCAAATTAAGTCATACGCCTGCCCGTCCGCTGCACAGTATCGCAATTTatcttgtttttttattttttgtttttttgagGGGGACTGCAGTATTATTTTGCAATAATTATTGATTTATTGTCTTGTTCGCTGTCCCATTCGAAACGGGGCGGAAAATCAAAGCGCCGCCAAAAACCATTATCACATGCATGCGAAAACTTGGAACAGTTCTCATTCCCAGGTTCCCAGGCTTGGGCTGAGGTCTAGGTTGGCTGGAAATCATTAGTAAACGTGGCTAATGATCGGCTGGCCTGCAAACTTGGACCTGGTAATTGGAAAGGCACGCACATTAGGGCGTAGTCAATTTTTACGGCTAGAAAGTGAGGCAATTAACTGACGGGGCAGATACGGAAAATCGGTGTTGGAACTCCAAATACCTCGCTCgacctttcctttcctttccattTGACTGCCAGGCGTGTTCTCCATATTAGTATTTCACGCCTTCCAATCGAGGCCTAAACTAGTGCAGAATCCGGAGTTAAAAGGTGAATGAATCTCGGCTGAATGGAACTAATGCCATCCAATTGGATATCACAAGTTACGGATATTTAAAGACCGCGGGAAGGGTCGtttaaaaagagaaaaaaaagagtatTAAAATATTGCTGCTCGCAAAAGTTAATGGTctaaaaaaaagggtttttGTAAACTGGTTCCaagaaactaaataaaatgtagATAAACTTATTGACTTAATACGAAACCATATCTTTTACGGTATATAAATAGTCTGATTATTATGTTCATTCAATTATGCACACATTGCTCTGTTATTATCCGTCGTAAATTCTgggcaatttaaattttgtatttcctATGCCAAATGCCCTTCTCGTTTAGCCAGTTAAACAAGTTTCTCCCATAGACAGGTACATTTTTCTTTCtgcccacaaaaaaaaaaaattaatgaaattgaaaaatatttgtaacgCCTTATTATATAAATGTGCTACACATTTGTTAGGCCAGTGTTGTTCGATGGaaacaatttccatttcccgatgccattcgattcgattcgatccgACTCTCCTTGTTGCGCTTTCCTGCAGCTCACGTTTGTGGCATGAATAAACCCACTTATCTAATTGCGATTCCGGGAACTGGTTTTCCTTGATACATTTTTCTCAACTCATTAGAACTCAATCATAACTCGGGACTCGTACTCGGACTCGTTTGCTTTTAGcctggctttggctttggcatcGGCCCCTCCATGCAATAGGCAAATGTAATCGTTgctacatatttttttttagccgaCGAGCGCAATTGTTGCCGTGAGCAATTTTTTATAGCCAGCCAAcaaggcagcagcaacaacaacaacaacagctagTCAGGCAACCAGAAatgccaaaagcaaaaaaaaaaataagaaaaacacGCCGGACGTGTTCCATAAACAACACTTTGATTACGACGACGCGGGCGCACAAACGCAAATCGATGTTTTCATATGGAAATTGAATCAAAGTCAAGTCCCGAGCACCGAGTATCCAGAATATGGAGCACGGCAGCAACTAGCAACATGTGTACTCAGTTTGGGCCAGCAATAGAAGAGCTGCACAGGAAATGATTTGTAACCGTTTTTGGttaacaaaatgtgtaaaagcATCATCGGATGAACAGAAACTAAGAAGAACGCCAAAAAAagagttttatatttttgaaataatatatCAACGATACCTTATAAAGGTATGCAAAAGTTcttattaaaatatgaatatatttgaGACTTTTAGGGACAATAATTGTTAAATTGAACTCCATGAATATTGGTCTATATTGGTCTTAAAATTCTGTTCTTAAACTTACAAATTTTTGGTATGGAAATACTAAGCATTCAGAGGAAAATCATATTATTTTTCATGTGTAAGCATGGATCCGTTGGAGTTCGGAGCTTGGAGCCAGCCCAATTGGCCTTGATGTGAGTCGAGAGTGGGACCATGGCGTCAGCGCTTTTGTGGCTCTTTTGCCAGTAGCCGACCATTTGGGGATGGGGGAATGGAGGGAGTGGGGCAGATCAAGCCCCTGGGTTGGTCTTTTGAGGTTTTAGCTATGATTATTAATCAATTCTTTCATATCACTTCGACTCGAGTTCGACTGAATTGAATTCTTTTTACGAATCGTTTAAAGGCATGTGAGTACAAAGGTAGCTAaagactgctgctgctgctgtctggCAGCCTTTCTTACTCTAATTAATTCAACAAAAGTATCTGGGCCGCCTTTTGTCCGGAGTTTTCCGCTTACTGGCcagtggtgctggtgctgcgAAAGGTAGCATTCATTATTcgaatgtttatgtttattaaattccatttaattacTCCAGTCTGCGTACGCACGCATTGTAACGCGATTTCAATTGGGCagtaaatgcaaaaaaaaaaagatatatacgaagccataataataattgtttattaatgGAAAATGGCTATTGCGATTGGCATCTGGAAAGGGCAATCGATTCGAGTGGATGTGACCTTATTTTGTGGATGCCTATGGTGCCAAGTGAAGGGCTTTGCGATTGATTAATAAAGATCTCTGAAATagaattgaaataaattagcTCTGACTTAATTGCTTACACGAAGCAAAGCGATTGCTGTCTCATTTCCATCCAAATAGATTTCTTCCTTTAAGCCGTGTAATTTCCCATACAGGAAACGCTGCCATGTCCCCATATCCAGGTCCCCCAAACTGTCTGCCACAGGTGTCGAAATTGACAGATGAACAAAACGCAGGGCAGTAACCGGAACTGGCGGACCGGGACGAGATTGCAACGGGCGTGGCTGGTTCTATAAAAGAATCGCCATCATCCCAGCCGATACAATCCAATGGCGAAACCCAATCCCGCAGCGGAGTCTGCGcgactttaatttaaattttaatcgCATGCCTAATAGACAAACCTGGGGTAAATGTCAGAATAAAGAGACTAAGAGCCGACTTAAATCATGCCAACATTTACAAAGTACTTTGCAGGAGCCCCGTCCTCATACCAAACCTCGTATGAGCGCCTGCGAGTCACGGACACGTCGTCAGATACAGTCGGGGTATGGGTATACTATGgagtatggtatggtatggtatggaaTGGTTTGTTGAAGATGGGCTAAGACAAACTTCCGATCACGTTGTAAGTCAGCAGCGAAATTgcacacagaaagaaaaactgCATTCCTCAGCGCTGATCGAGTTACCACAGGATCGCAAATTATATCGGAATCATATTCGAAATACGAAAagtttaatacatttttattttattacactTATAATGCAAGCATCAGATAACAATGtgttttctctctgtgtagcAGACTGGGCCTATGCCCTTGCAAAAGGGTCCgaatgagagagagagaaagagttAATGGAGGCAAATGCATCAAAATGGTTAATTGGATCTGGAACAGCAAATGACGAACACTTTTAGTGTTTATGGCAGTAGCCCGGGCCCAGGCAGAGGGCCAAGTGGAGATCCAAAGCCAGGTCCACAAACAGCAAAGGAGATGGCGGTAGATAGGCAAGTGTGTACGTGGATtcgatgatggtgatgatgggAGCTGCGGGAAATCTGAGCGGTACGCAgggcatatatatgtactacATGCAtagccatatatatatacgagtatacACATATATTCTAGGAGATGCGATGCGGCAAACAGCTCAAGTGGCAAGCGTGTTGTACACGACACGCATTAGCGTGAATGGAGCAGTTCTTGTACTTgcctttgccatttttttaATCGAATCGAATGCGTTGAGAGCCGGGCCTCAAACTGGCCAGACAAATGTGAGGGAAAATTAATGGCGAGCTCTGCAGTAATTTCCATTAAAGTGGGCACAGCTCCGAAAATgcacttgttgctgctggccagGCACCCAGTAAGGCAGAGGAATACTTCCGTGTTCCTTACCAGACAGCCGGTGGATCGGCGAAATGGTAATGGGCCAATATGATGGCCTCCATGAGCTGCCTAATGGGCCGCTCTACGGAGGTTTTTACTGTAGCATTATGGGCCCGCCTCGGCGGCAGCCACAGCCTTTTGTGGATTTGGATGTGGTCGATCCAAACGTAAACGACAGGTTGTTCTCTTTGTAATGAAATCAAAGAATGCCATAAGAAATAGCTACTTAAAAACGCATGTatcaaaaacaagaaaaaatagTAATGATTTTCCGCATCTATTCAAATCACCCCTAGCAACAGTGTTTGTTTTAGTGGGATATTGATTTAATACTTTCCACCCACTACGAGTCTCAGTTGGTAAGAAAACCTCAAGCCTTTAACATGGATATGGATTGTAAGTGGCCAGAAAATGCCAGGacttagtaattaaataatcTTTTTCTTTTAGTGAATAACGACTTGGAGAAACGCATTTCGGATGCCTTTTGTGTGTTCGATCATCATGGCGACAAGTTCATCGACGTTAGAGAAGTGGGCACTGTGCTGAGACTCCTGGGCTGTGTTCCCACCGAGGAGGAGGTGAACGAAGTAATTTCGGCTACAGAATCGGAGGAGACCAGTGGCGAAGTGCATTTGACTAAATTTTTGCCACACGTCTCGCAACTGCTCATGGAAAGAAAGTGGGTAGCAATGCTTAGTAATTATAGTTCATACATCATATCATACATACAACAGAATGGAGCCTGCTCCGCCAGAGAAAATTCTCCAGGCCTTTAAGATCTTGGATCCGGAGAACAAGGGCTATCTCACCAAGGAGAGCTTTGGCAAACTGATGATGGAGGAGGGCGAGCCTTTCACCCAAGAGGAAATGGACGAAATGTGGCCAGTGGCCATAGACCCAATTAGCGGACACATACCCTATGAGTTCTACCTGAATCAGCTCatggtaattaaattaatactCTTAATCAGCTTTCATTAAATGTggtatgtattttaatttgcagGTCTATCTGTAAGGGAAACAGAGTGCTTTAATAAAGATTCCAATTTAAGTCTAGCTATTCCAAATCCAGTTCCCATCTTTATTAACATGAGGCAGTTCTAGAAGTGCAGTTGAGTTCAATAAAGTCCCAAAATTACACTAGTCAACGGAGAGTTTTTAGCACTCAGCGCATTTGCTATTCTGACTATTTCACTAAGCAAATCTCTTGCCACTTTCCACTCCCTTTCTTGGCCACTTACATTAGCTGCACACACAGAGGAGCGGAGCTAACTAACCAAACTGGCCAAATGCGTTGCAAGGTAGCCGGCAAAGTCCCCGGCACAGGACACTggcttttggctttggtttcGGATAtggatgggaatggggatgtGGATCTGGATGTGGCAGAGGAGGAGCCGCTGCATCGGGAGTTCTACTTGGGGCGGAACGCTGCAAAGTGGGTTGCGCATCATTAGCACAACTAATGGATGTTCACTTTTCTTACCTGGAGTCCAAGTCGTGTGCTGGTGCTCACCTCCTCGCCGCTGAACTGCAGTCTAAATTGCAGTTGGTTATGTGCGAGAGCGGctggaaatttaaataaattaaaatagctAGCTCTCGAAGTGCATTTGCTAGGGAGTCGTGTTCGAAGTCGTGTTCTCGCTTccgtatttattaaattctaAATACGCGCTGATGGATGCACTTAACTGCATCTTATggattaaaatatttcatgtAATCCCCGCTCCGTCCCGACCATTTGCACGTTCTGGCGCTTTGGCCAATTTGAGTGATTGCATTGCGCGCATTTAAATGGATGCTGGGTTGGTCCAAACAAGTTCTACGTGCAGCTTCCACTGCGACTGCGGCTGCGGCCTAATGGACTTTTAATCTTTACAACTTGTAAAAATTTCGTTTTTGAATTACGCCGACCGAACTGGCGAACCTGATTGTCAGAGTCATAAAGAGGATGCCAACTGCATAAAGCAGATATTAGATTTGCTTTTCCTTTACCATTTGATGACCCTGCACTTAGAGGAAAAGAACGGAGATTTTTTTATGCTGAAAGAGCTTTAGAAATAATCGTTGTTTTCAAGTTTTATTACAAAAGGACTTCTAAtacattttttggttttaagagtTCTTATGATACTTGCGCTTGAACAAACAAATTCGAAGGAATTCTCTGGATTCGTGCTTGAAAAGAAACGcttctaaaacaaaaacacagtTTTCATATAAGAAGTTGTTCGAATTCAGAAGAATATTTCTTAAAGTGCAATCATATTGAAGAATTAGACTAAAAAACAAGGCCAAGTAGCCCGGAACATCTGACAGTAGTCAGTCAGTCTGGAAGCTGGGGATCGTAAAAAGATTTAAAACTGCCGAACAAACTGTCAAAGTTTGGTGGAGCCTCTCTGGGGAGCTGCTGATTCGCTTGAATCAATTCGCAGTGCCTTTCTGGGGCCAAAAAGCTGGGACTGGAGGCTCCTTCGACTGATGATGATTTACGCTCGACGAAGCGTAATTAAGATTTATGCACCACACTCGTTTGCAAAATACATGCGTATGGCACATTGTTGCGTATTTCAGTTTATAAGTACCAATGGCTTAATTGTTAGTTATGCCCTTTTGTTTGTGCGACACTAAAACTAATTAAGTAGAAAGAGTTCCTATAAGATTTATACGCATCAATGATTGCCTGTTATTGCAAgtgtgcaagtgtgtgttGCAAATTAAAGCAATTAGTTGCATTCTGTGACAATGGCCAGAAATGACGAGCCCCCAGCCAATTCGCAAggaataaaatatgtatttacgACCCTCAAGGGGGTTTTCCTAATGAGTGGGCAGCGGCAGggagtaaatatttatgcaccTTGATTGATATCAGCCAGAGGTTGTTTTCACAATCCAAGTATTATGAATTAATTATTAGCATTAATTGATTGGACTAGCTTTGTTTTCTCATATTAActacaaaaatttgttttgttgtaaGGTTCGGGAAATTCAGCAAGtcgttttcatttattttaaattataatgtACTGGCAGGTGAATGAAAAATGCGTTATTTAAATGACGgcattttttaattccgttTCACTTTACTTCCTTCACTTTGCCGCATATTTCTACACCTAATTACACCAAATCTATCGTCCCGCTTCCCCTGATTTTCCGCGGGCCTCACTTCCTCAgccgttttcattttccagctGCAACGCCCGAACTTTCAATCAACTTTCTGTTTACCCACAGTTTGCCTGCAGAGGCACTTGTTTTGATGCCTACCGTGCCTCGCTTTCATTACTGCTGCCCCAGAGTAACAACTGCCAACTTCGTTTCAGATTCAGATATAGATTCGGAATCGAAATGCACTCGGATACGTCGTGCAGCTGCAACGCTCTGAGAACGGAATGAAAGCGCAAGCAGTCTCTTGTAATTTTGATTTCGAGTGCTTTTCCAGCCCCAccgttaattgaatttaagcaataaaatataatttggatTTTTGCATGTTTCCCTGGCGCGTAGCACGCCAAAAAGGGAAACCCAAATGGAAAGTCAAAGTCGGCGAAAAGAAACAGAGTCCAAGGTAAGAACTGAAATTGCAAAAGGTGAACAACATGCAATTGATGGGGGGAAAAAAAGCGTGGCCACTGGCATACAGTCTTTATTGTTGCAGCAGCCGTCGACATCATCGTCATCCTCATCgtcatcctcatcatcatcatcatcatccgacGTCGTCGCTGCCATGTACAACACCCATAGGTATCAGCAGACAAAATgctaaaaatgtatttaccaCAAAGGCAACGCGACGACGAGTTTTGCTCATTGCTGCTGTGGCTTTTGCTGTTGTGCTTATGCCGTtgtgcttttgctttgcttttgctgcggCTGCCCTTAATGGATCTGCAGCACTTTGAGTGATTTATTTCACACGTTGATGAAATGGACAGCAATGGGCCGCATTTTGACGTTTATTGCAGCAGTGGCAAGGGCCGTAGCAGccacaccaacagcaacaacagcaaaagcgaCCAATGCCCACGGCATGTGTTTTGCGCATGCGCGCAGCCCTTTTAACAGCGGCGACTCAAGCGCAGACGGCGACCAAGTTGGAGCCAGGTTACAAAGGGAGGCCATTGAGAGCCTCGTCCGATGCCCTTCCTCAGTGAAGGATGAAACTATTAACTGCgtgtacaaaaataataaagatcTCAGTTTTGCATCTAAGTGTAGATATACAAAAATCTAGTTGTACACTATCCTAACATAAGTTATTTACTATGTGTACTGTAGGCATCTCCTCACATCGTTTTGAAATATACTTTGAAGTAGCTTACTTTTCAATTGGGCTTTTAAATTGCTTTGCAGGGTATTTAATTGTTCGGTATTGTTTTGATATCGTTTcacttttttaatattttccctgatcttttgctttttttttttttgcaattgcaTTGGGAGCCTTGCACGTCTTTTGGTAATGGCTCCGCAGACCGTGCGCGCTTTAATGAGGCGCGCTCCTCATTTGGACGCCACGCATTTCTTGGTTTTGTACCCGTTTACCAGCCAACGGATGTTGGCCACTCAGctattaaaacatttaattgcaaCTTAATTAGTTGAAGGTCTGGTGGGGCACTTCTCACGAATGCAACTTTTGCCAAATGCCAACGCTGACCCCAAAGTCGGAACGAGAGTGAGGTTCAGGTTTTTCGCAAGGCGACCCACTCACGGAAAAGCCATCGAGCATCGGGTATCGGGCATTGACAAAACCACCCCCGAGAAAAGTCAATTTAACACATTCACTACGCCTcttaaaaatgttgatattttaATTAGCTACGCTCTAAAGGATTTTCCACAGTTTCCAAGTCAAGGTTTCACCCACTCCCAAAAACGTCCAGATTGGGACTTGGCCGGGTCCAAAACGTGGATCATCCACTAAGCCCAAGACGTTGAGGCCATGCAGCTGGAGAAAAATAAAGTGCCAAAGGGCACACATGGCACCGAGTTGCTTGGCTTTTGTGGCCTTTGTTTTTAGCCATAAACGAGCTGTTTGTGTGAGTTACAACCTTCACTGGAGCAGGGGGAATATGGGCGAATATTCCAGAAAAATATACGTAGTTacgaaatataaataatttataaatagattGATAGTTCCTTTAAGCTTTGATTTTATGTATACTAACTAAATACCCTCTTACACTTGAACAAACCGCCGCTCATGGTTTCTGAGCAGCATTCACTCATATGCCAACCAGCCTACAGAGATTTGTTTTCCCTCAtcggtttttattttggttttatgaCAGCGCGCCCAACTGTGGCAATAAGTTCAAATGCCAGCCCAGAGACCCGGCGACTAAATGCACGGCTTAATGTGCAACCGAGGCTGACAGGCAGGAAAACTCAGGCCGGCCTGACTCTGGCTAAAAAGTTAGGCTCCAAGCCAGGCTCTCAACCTCAAGAGTCAAGCTCAGGCGGACAAAGGTTCCTACGCTGTGGCAGTGCCAgtgccaaaataaaaagtggGTGTAGCGGCACCAAATGCCATTGCCAACTTTTGGTCCACAAGCAACGCCAACGCATCTCGTGAGCATCCGATCCTCGCCAGCACCACCTTCGCATCCAGCATATACAGTGCTGATTTCTCCTAATTTGATTAAACAGATTGAGTTTAATAAGGTTCGTGGCTTCAGCACGaaaagaagagaagagaaatGCATCAGCACTTGACTGGGGCGGCAACAAATGTTGCCTAATTCAAGTGCcgcatttattttgtaaacaTTTCACACCGCACTCTGTGTTCTGCACCAGGAATTCCCTATCCGCATCCGCACGACTTGTTGTCATACAAAATATGCCGGCTGCGCAGTGATAGCACTCGAGAATTGCCCACACAAAAGACCGCATCCCTACTCCTAACCCAATCCCAGACCCGAATCCAATACCGATCCCATGCCCGGACCTGGAACAACCCAATCAATGGCCCCAGTGTTCGCCCGTGCAATGTGCGTTTTGTGTGCACTTATGCGATCATTTGTTAAGTGTCATCGCGCCGGCATATGGGCAGGAAAACAACTCGAGAACAGCCGCAACATCAACAAACTGGGCTGGTGGCGAAATTTGTCCCCGGCATCGGAATATTTTGATGCCCTTAGCTTAATACAAAACAATCTCGGCTTAAGGGTTTACTTTTAGATGGGAGTGAGATTGATTAACAAGAAAGTAAGGGAAATTATGGCTTAGTACTAAATTTTGTAGCATATCCCTTTCTATCATATAGAATATAGAAACCTATCAGATGTTTCCATATAGCCGTTCCATAAGGGTATGCTGCAACAAAGTGCAGCTCGTAAACAAGCGAAATGTTGTTGTTACCgttggttgttgctgctgccgctgatgttggtgttggtgttgctgttcCTGTTGTCCATGGTCATGGTAAATTTATGCACAATTTTTCGcgctttcaaaaaatatttgcatcaTTAATCGTTGCAAAGT
The sequence above is drawn from the Drosophila melanogaster chromosome 2R genome and encodes:
- the CG11041 gene encoding uncharacterized protein, which encodes MDMDLNNDLEKRISDAFCVFDHHGDKFIDVREVGTVLRLLGCVPTEEEVNEVISATESEETSGEVHLTKFLPHVSQLLMERKMEPAPPEKILQAFKILDPENKGYLTKESFGKLMMEEGEPFTQEEMDEMWPVAIDPISGHIPYEFYLNQLMVYL